TGGCGCCGTTCAGGAACTTCCGGATGAGCGCAAGGAGACGCGTATGCGTCGTGATCTGCTGGCGATGGGGTACGACCAGGCGATCTCGCTAAGCTTCATCTCGCACGAAGAGGCCAAGGCGTTTGCTTCGATGGACATCGTCGAAGTAGCAAACCCACTCAGCGAAGAAGCCAGCGTAATGCGAACCTCGCTCGTGCCCAGCATGCTCGACATGCTCGCTCGCAACCTGAATTACGGCACCACCGACGTCCGAGTCTTCGAGTTCGGCAACGCCTACGAAAAGCTTGGCGAGAAGGCTGAGCAGTACCGTCGCCTTGCGATGGGCGCTACCGGCAATGCCGTCCCGGGCGACGTGCACGAAAAGTCTCGCCCCTACACGTTCTTCGACATGAAGGGCGACATCGAAACGATGCTGTCGGCCTTCCAGTACAGCAATATCTACTTTGACGCGACCGCCGCCGAGTACTTTCACCCAGGCCGATCGGCGCGCGTCGTGATCGACGGTCGCCGCATCGGCCAATTCGGGCAGATTCATCCGAAGGTCGCGGCCGAGCGCAAGCTGAAGCAGGACATCTTCGTGGCGGAGTTCGACCTGGAGCGTTTGTATCAGCAGTCATTGCGAGATATCTCATACCGCAAGCTGTCGAACTTCCCGGCCGTGGATCGTGATTTCTCGTTCATCTTCGACGATGCGGTCACGTTCGAGAAGATCAGCAACGCCGTTGATGCGCTGCGCCTGTCGGATCTCACAAGGTTCTGGCCGGTGGAGGTCTTCCGTGGCGGCTCGGTGCCGGCAGGGAAGTACTCTGTGCTGTTGCGGGCGGAGTTCCAGTCCAACGATCGCACCCTTCGCGACGAGGAAGTCGCGTTGTGGGCGGCTCAGATCGTGACGGCCCTGAATGCCCTTGGGGGAGCCCAGCGAGCCTAAGATGGCGGCCATGCGACGCAACATGCTGGTGGGAGTGCTGGCAATCGTAGCCGCGGCGGCCGCGATTGCCATTGCCATGCTGCTCGTTGACATCAACAACGACCGCCAGTATCGCGTCCGGATCACCGGCCCCGTCCGGCTTTACGATCCCAATATCTCCCTGAGCCGCCACTCGCGCGAGGATGGCGTTGTCGACATGCTCACCCCGTCAAACGACGTAAAGGTACTCCGTATCCGCTTCGGCGACGATTACGAAGCTATTCGCGTGCGGCTGGCCGACGGGCGCGAAGGGTACCTCTTCTGCTGCGACAACTTCGAACTAAGTAAGTAATCCCATACTGCTGGCTTTCGCTTTGCGGTGCGAGTAGGATTCCGCCAATCGGAGGTGGGGAGATGGGGTTCACTCGACGCAATTTCCTTTCGCGGCTCGCAATCGGAGCGGGCTCGGCCGCAGTTTTGCAGGTGCCGCTGGCGCAGCGCATCTTCGCTTCGCCCGAGCCACAGCGCACGCTTCCTCTCGCCGGAGCCATCCAGCTCGGCAGCAATGAGAACGCATACGGGCCGTTACCATCGGCCGTCAGCGCCATGCAGGATGCGCTCAGTCGCGCGAACCGGTACCCCTTTGTGCTGTACGGTCCGTTGGTGGAGCGGATCGCTGCCTATCATCGCATCTCGCCGGAGCAAGTGGTCATCGGCAGCGGTTCCACCGAACCAATGCGGCTTTCGGCACAGGCTCTAGTTGGGACGGGAAAGAATGTCGTAGTCGCCGACCCGACCTTTGAGGCCATGGGCGAGTTTGCTTCAGAGCTGCGGGCGGAAATCCGAAAAGTACCTCTATCGTCCAGTTTTGCTCACGATCTGGATGCCATGCTGAAGCGCGTGGACGCCAACACCGCGGTCGTCTACATCTGCAATCCCAACAATCCCACGGCGAGTGTTACCCCTGCGGGCGATCTGGAGACGTTCTTCGGAAAGCTGCCGGCCCATGTAACCGTGGTGATGGACGAGGCGTACCATCACTTCGCCGACGGTATGCCAGGGTACCGCTCCTTCATCGATCGCGCCGGCGACCGCTTCATCGTGCTTCGGACATTCTCGAAGATCTACGGCATGGCGGGCATGCGGCTTGGCTATTCGGTTTCGTCCGCGGCCACGGCAAAGAAGCTCTCGGAGTATAGCCTGCCGATCAGTATCAACATTGTCGCCGCTGCGGCTGGAATGGCTTCGTTAGATGACGATGTAGCCATGAAGTTTGCGGCCGAGCGGAACGCCGCGGATCGAGCGGAGTTCATGGCACAGGCCGCGGCAAGGAAACTGGCGGTGATCCCGTCGAGCTGCAACTTTGCTATGGTTAAGACCGGGCGCCCTGCAAAGGACTTGAATGCTGCCTTTCGCGCCAGAAACATTATTGTCGGACGGCCGTTCCCGCCGATGCTGGATTATCTGCGTGTTTCGTTTGGTCAACCAGCAGAGATGAAGACGTTTTGGCAAGCGTGGGACCAGATCAATTCGTAGCGGCTTAAGTTGTTTTTGTGGAAAACCGTTGCGCATCGGTGCGCTATACTGCGCTTCAAGACTGAAACAGGATAATTTCAATAATGCCTTCAAACGCCGTGATTGCCCCCGAAATCTCTGCTGACGAATTCCACTCATTAGAAGAAAAGGTCTATAAGACCATCGAATTGCTCAAGTCCGCGCGCGACGCCAAGGCGGCCGCGGAACGCGATGCCTCCCGTGTCCGCGAACAGCTTGAGATGCGCGAGGAAGAGATCGAATCTTTGAAGGGCGAAGTCGTCGCCCTGCGCAAGGAACGGGAAGAGGTACGTACCAGAGTAGAAAAGATGCTGAAGCAAATTGATGAGTTGACGGCGGAGGAATCGGCGGGATAATCAAATCAGCCACTTCGCCAATAGAGAAAGGCGCAACGGAGGAGCTTTGAGTCAGACAAACGGCAACGGCAGCGTGAGGGTCGAAATCTACGACCAGGCATATAACCTGCGTGGAACCGATCCGGAATACATTTTCAAGCTGGCGGAATTCGTGGACTCGAGAATACGTGCCGTCGCTTCGCAAACCTCCACGGTCGAAGCATTGCGTCTCGCCGTGCTTGCCGCACTGAACATCGCGGACGAGTACCACATCCTGAAGCGCAAATATGACGCTATCGCCGGCGACCTGACCAAGCGCACCAACAATCTTTCCGACGCGCTGGACGAAGTACTAAGTGATAATCGCAAGGTCGGATAAGCTCGCATTTTTCTGGAGCCCCTTGCCGAAGCGCAAGGGGTTTTCTGTTGCGACTTCCACCCGATTGCCTCATCTAACACAAAAGAACCGCTCTTGAAAAGGAACGCCAGAGCACGTCAGTTTCCAAGAAAATCGCGGCTTCCACTTGCGTGGGCAGCAGC
This is a stretch of genomic DNA from Terriglobales bacterium. It encodes these proteins:
- a CDS encoding aminotransferase class I/II-fold pyridoxal phosphate-dependent enzyme is translated as MGFTRRNFLSRLAIGAGSAAVLQVPLAQRIFASPEPQRTLPLAGAIQLGSNENAYGPLPSAVSAMQDALSRANRYPFVLYGPLVERIAAYHRISPEQVVIGSGSTEPMRLSAQALVGTGKNVVVADPTFEAMGEFASELRAEIRKVPLSSSFAHDLDAMLKRVDANTAVVYICNPNNPTASVTPAGDLETFFGKLPAHVTVVMDEAYHHFADGMPGYRSFIDRAGDRFIVLRTFSKIYGMAGMRLGYSVSSAATAKKLSEYSLPISINIVAAAAGMASLDDDVAMKFAAERNAADRAEFMAQAAARKLAVIPSSCNFAMVKTGRPAKDLNAAFRARNIIVGRPFPPMLDYLRVSFGQPAEMKTFWQAWDQINS
- a CDS encoding cell division protein ZapA, whose amino-acid sequence is MSQTNGNGSVRVEIYDQAYNLRGTDPEYIFKLAEFVDSRIRAVASQTSTVEALRLAVLAALNIADEYHILKRKYDAIAGDLTKRTNNLSDALDEVLSDNRKVG